A single genomic interval of Hafnia alvei harbors:
- the cobU gene encoding bifunctional adenosylcobinamide kinase/adenosylcobinamide-phosphate guanylyltransferase, protein MILITGGARSGKSTLAEKLAAQRGDRVLYIATSVITDDEMAQRVQIHRQTRPSQWMTHEGYRDLGAVVRDKGAGCHAIMLECITTMITNLLFEQAGNVAAEEMDFAALEQGIHQQIDALIMACRQSDVPIYIVTNELGMGIVPDNLLARRFRDIAGRVNQRLAAQAQQVYLVISGIEVKIKG, encoded by the coding sequence ATGATTTTGATTACCGGTGGGGCGCGCAGCGGGAAAAGCACGCTGGCGGAGAAATTAGCCGCTCAACGTGGCGATAGGGTGTTATATATCGCGACTTCGGTGATAACCGATGACGAGATGGCTCAGCGGGTGCAAATCCATCGACAAACTCGCCCGTCGCAGTGGATGACGCACGAGGGCTATCGCGATCTGGGCGCCGTTGTGAGGGATAAAGGCGCAGGCTGTCACGCCATTATGCTGGAGTGCATCACGACGATGATCACCAATCTGCTGTTTGAGCAGGCGGGCAATGTGGCCGCTGAAGAGATGGATTTTGCCGCACTCGAGCAAGGCATTCACCAGCAAATCGACGCGCTGATAATGGCATGCCGCCAGAGCGATGTTCCCATTTATATCGTGACCAACGAACTTGGGATGGGCATTGTGCCGGATAACCTGCTGGCGCGACGTTTCAGAGATATTGCCGGGCGCGTCAATCAGCGGCTGGCTGCTCAGGCCCAACAGGTCTACCTCGTCATTTCAGGGATTGAAGTAAAAATAAAAGGCTGA